The genome window TCCTTGACCCGCGTCTTGGAATCCGGTTCCGCCATGACGACTGCGATCATCTCTATTCCATCTTTTTCGGCTGTAGCGGAAAGACAGAATTTCGCCTGACTTGTGGAGCCTGTTTTCAGTCCTGTGGCATATTCATATTGCCGGATCAGCTTGTTGGTGTTGGTAAGTCCGAACTCACTGGTCCCTTTTGCCGTGGTGTGCGTGATATTTTCCATCCAGATTTTAGAATAATTATGTATCTGTGGATATTTGGTGATCAGTTCCCGGGACATCAGGGCAATATCACGGGCCGTCGTCAGATGTCCGTCCGTATCCAGGCCATTGCAGTTCACAAAGTGGGTATTCTCCATACCAAGTCCGGCGGCTCTTTCATTCATCTTTTCCACAAATGCTTCTTCGCTTCCGGCGATCAGTTCCGACATCGCCACACAGGCATCATTCGCGCTTGCAACGGAGATACATTTGATCATGGTATCCACGCTCTGCGTCTCCCCCGGTTCCAAAAAGACCTGGGAACCACCCATGGACGCCGCGTATTCCGAGGTCGTCACCATATCATCCAGCTTGATTTTTCCCTCGTCTAACGCATCGAAGATCAGCAGCAGCGTCATGATCTTCGTCACACTGGCCGGCGGGCGCTTACTGTCCGCTTCCTTCTCATATAGGACCTTGCCGGAGCTGGCCTCCATAATGATCGCCGACTCCGCCGAGATGGCAAGTGCCTCCTTCTCCTCAGTACCCTCCGCCGGTTTCTCTTCCGTTACCGGATCTTCCTGCTCATTGGTTTCTTCAAACAATACCTTTGGCGCCTCAGGCATGGCATGAACTACCTGAGAGACGCAAGCTGCACACAGCAAAATTGCCAGATATTTTCGCATGATCCTGCTCCTCTTTCCAAATTCGTCTACTACTATTTATAAGAGAAGTCCCTCGAAAATATGACCGATTCCGGGCGGATTTCCATATTCTTCCCACCTCAAATGTTCCTGACATTACTTTGCCGTGTTATACCGTTTTCCCTGCTCCTCAAACCATTCCAGCGCCTGGCAGATCCCTTCCTCCGCAAACGCGAACTCTTTCGTCTCCTTTACCTCATCAGGCGTGGCGTCATAGCAATAGGGGCCTTTCCACACCGTTCCCTTAAGGATCGTCTCCGTGTCCTCCCCGGACGTGCGCTCCGCTTTTTCCAACCGGAAATTCATCTTTCCGATACTTCCGTTGAACTTCTCTTTCTTGTAAAAATTTAAGGGAAATAATTGTATTCGTTTTAACATATCATCACCTCTTGTTGATATATGTGCATGCCTGGCAATAAAAACGCCGCATACACCGGGTACACGACGTTCTTGCCATTTAACAATACGAAAAAGAATCCTGCACTGCAGGATTCTCCGCCTGCGGCGGGTCGCTTTAGCGACATAATTCCTCTCCGCCACAGTGCGCTCCCCGCGGAGCGTTTTAATTTCATAGGACGCATTTTCCTATGAAATTAAAAAATCGTTCCGATCCGCTCCTTCACATTCTCGATCCGGCACCTGATCCCTTCCGGCACATCGTCCTTCTTCTCACGATAAAATGCGGTAAGGAAATCGATGCTAAAGACAAACAACAGTACACTTCCCACTACATGTCCGATGGATTCCGGTATCATGGCCACGATCCCTGCCACGATATTCTGCAGGAACATGAACAGGAACACCGTATAGAATCCCCAGGCGATCGAACTTTCCAGACAGATGATCCCTTTGTAATTGAACGGTTTCTCATTGTAATCCCACCAGATTTCCCCGAACACCTTCTTCATCAGAAGTGCCGTCAGAAATTCCAGCGTTGTGGCAAAGAGAGATCCCAGCGCGAACAGCGCAAAGTTATTGCCGCTGTACGGACGCAATACGAAAAACACCATCAGCGCTCCCACTCCGTAAATCGGGCAGAAGGGGCCTCTTGCAAATCCCCGGTTCGTGAGTTTTCGGTTGCAGAACGACATATAGATCGACTCTACCACCCAGCCCATAATGCTGTAAGTCAGGAACCACATTAATACCTCATACCCTCTGAATCCTAAAATCACTTTGTCCCAAAACATCGCAAATCATTCCTCATCTATACACAATCAACAATATCTCAAATCTGACAATTCATATAAAATGGAGTGTTTACCGAGATAAACACTCCATTATTCTGCACATATTAGTTATATTTACGTTTTCTGGCAGCTTCGGATTTCTTTTTACGTCTTACGCTTGGTTTTTCGTAATGCTCTCTCTTACGAATCTCCTGCTGAATTCCTGCCTTTGCGCAGTTTCTTTTGAATCTGCGTAAAGCGCTGTCCAACGTCTCGTTTTCTTTAACGATTACATTTGACATAGTCTCACACCTAACCTCCCCTCCAGTCTGGTATTGTGCATCATACGACTGTTCGGGTATTTTTATTGCACTACATAGATTATAGCATAATTTTGTCTTCCGTCAAGAATTTTCTAGAAATTTCCCGCACTTTTGTGAAATATTTGTGTCCACGGTTCGCAGATCGTCCTAAAAGTCGGCAGATTAACCTTGTTTTACGGCTCCCGCATTCCCGCTTCGTTCCGGATATCAGTGAATCTGAGAAGCCAGTACTTCTTTCACTTTTGCCAGTGCATCCGGGATTCCAGCCGGGTTCTTGCCGCCGGCCTGAGCCATATTCGGGCGTCCGCCGCCGCCACCTCCTACACAGGAAGCGATTGCTTTGATCAGGTTGCCTGCATGCGCTCCTTTCTTCATGGCTCCATCGGTCGCAGTTGCCATCAGGCTGACCTTGCCGCCCGTGCAGGATGCGATCACGACCACGCCGTCGCCCAGCTTCTCCTTAAGCTGATCTCCCAGATCACGCAGTCCGTTCATATCCATCTCTTCCACGCTGACAGCCAGAAGCTTCACGCCGCCAACCTCCTCTACCTGGTTCATCACATCGCCCATGGCATCTTTGGCCAGCTTGCTCTTAAGACTCTCCACCTCGCTGCGCAGCTCTTTATTCTCTGCCTGCAGATGACTGATCTTCTCCGCCAGGTTATCCGGCGTCGCCTTCACAAGCTTCGCTGCCTCATGGAGCTTCATCTCGGGAGTTTGACAGTTAAATAATGGAAAAAGTACTTGCAGGCCCCATAAAGCCTGTATTTTTTTGTCAAATCTTATTCGTTTTGTTGTGGCTATTTGTAGCTATATGTGGTATAATAAGGATTAGGAGGTGTTTGCCATGAAACTTACAGTAAGCAAATCGAAAAATTCTGCATCCTTTTATGTACAGAAAACAATCCGAAAACCAGATGGCCGTGTGACCACTGTCACAGTTGAAAAACTTGGCAACCTGACAGAAGTCACCGCAAAAGCCGGTGGTAAGGATCCCTATGTATGGGCACAGGAGTATGTCAATGAATTAAATCGCAAAGAGTATGATGAGAACAAAGAAATCCTTATCAGCTATTCTCCTTCAAAGCTCCTGAAGAAAAATGAACAGAAGCTTTTTAACTGCGGTTATCTCTTCCTGCAGAACATTTATTATAGTTTGGGGCTGGACAAAATATGCAGGGATATTTCCTCCCGTCATTCTTTTGCTTATGATTTGAATGATGTCCTTTCGAAGCTTATTTATACAAGAATTCTTTATCCATCTTCAAAACTGTCCTCCAACAGACAGGCCACGAAATTTATTGAGCAGCCCACATTCGAACTGCATGACATCTACAGGACCCTTTCTGTCCTTTCGGAAGAAAATGATCTTATACAGGCACAGCTTTATAAAAACAGCCAGAAGGTCTGCGAACGCAGGAAAGATGTCCTTTATTAT of Roseburia hominis contains these proteins:
- a CDS encoding putative ABC transporter permease gives rise to the protein MFWDKVILGFRGYEVLMWFLTYSIMGWVVESIYMSFCNRKLTNRGFARGPFCPIYGVGALMVFFVLRPYSGNNFALFALGSLFATTLEFLTALLMKKVFGEIWWDYNEKPFNYKGIICLESSIAWGFYTVFLFMFLQNIVAGIVAMIPESIGHVVGSVLLFVFSIDFLTAFYREKKDDVPEGIRCRIENVKERIGTIF
- the rpsU gene encoding 30S ribosomal protein S21 produces the protein MSNVIVKENETLDSALRRFKRNCAKAGIQQEIRKREHYEKPSVRRKKKSEAARKRKYN
- a CDS encoding D-alanyl-D-alanine carboxypeptidase family protein; translated protein: MRKYLAILLCAACVSQVVHAMPEAPKVLFEETNEQEDPVTEEKPAEGTEEKEALAISAESAIIMEASSGKVLYEKEADSKRPPASVTKIMTLLLIFDALDEGKIKLDDMVTTSEYAASMGGSQVFLEPGETQSVDTMIKCISVASANDACVAMSELIAGSEEAFVEKMNERAAGLGMENTHFVNCNGLDTDGHLTTARDIALMSRELITKYPQIHNYSKIWMENITHTTAKGTSEFGLTNTNKLIRQYEYATGLKTGSTSQAKFCLSATAEKDGIEMIAVVMAEPDSKTRVKDSIAMLNYGFGKCARYTDEQVLEKKAYSQVEGGIEARVEGSAKGTFQYVDTEGSDLSAIEKTVKMDKVKAPVKKGDVIGKVSYSLQGKKLGEIPITAKKSVGKTTFASALLKVLEAWALS